Proteins found in one Papio anubis isolate 15944 chromosome 13, Panubis1.0, whole genome shotgun sequence genomic segment:
- the LOC116268636 gene encoding exonuclease mut-7 homolog isoform X1 gives MWQRLAALRHLCHKRFVEGSRKTPTRPLFSLWSCLATVPSRLLLQKSLSQENWADHVQGLVGQSPWLQERLSQLLVSHGDPVTAARCAMGLSLPEERLPAAVAVELRQLSLQGRAAEADSRLEVKDVKDRYYQLPIPRENIHLLASWEDLTRYEGTLLQPHQVVGVDLEWTPVFVAGGRPRPSLLQVAVEGRVFLLDVLALSQPPTGQGAQAFSRLVAQLLSDPSITKLGYGMVGDLQKLGASCPALAHVEKQILGGVDLLLVHRQMRVANMPTSGTDRAKGLRGLSLLVQQVLGTALDKTQQLSNWDRRPLCEEQLIYAAADAYCLLEVHQALCREPARFHLSEDLAGSRRPRHTERPGAQKPPGLQKASASAAPRQVGETPQGPFVRILGEGDPCP, from the exons ATGTGGCAGCGCCTGGCGGCCCTGCGGCACCTGTGCCACAAGCGGTTTGTGGAG GGGTCGAGGAaaactcccaccaggcccctgtTCAGCCTCTGGAGCTGCCTGGCAACTGTCCCTTCCCGTTTGCTTTTGCAGAAGAGCCTGTCTCAGGAAAACTGGGCTGACCACGTGCAG GGCCTGGTGGGGCAGAGCCCGTGGCTTCAGGAGCGGCTGTCTCAGCTGCTGGTCTCCCACGGTGACCCAGTCACGGCCGCCCGGTGTGCCATGGGCCTCTCACTGCCCGAGGAGCGGCTGCCGGCTGCGGTGGCTGTGGAACTCCGCCAGCTCAGTCTCCAGGGGAG GGCGGCTGAGGCTGACTCGAGGCTGGAGGTGAAGGACGTGAAGGACCGTTACTACCAGCTGCCCATCCCCAGGGAGaacatccacctcctggcctCGTGGGAAGACCTGACCAGATATGAGGGTACACTCCTGCAG CCCCACCAAGTAGTTGGTGTAGACCTGGAGTGGACACCTGTGTTCGTTGCTGGGGGCCGGCCTCGGCCGTCACTCCTGCAGGTGGCCGTGGAGGGCCGCGTGTTCCTTCTGGACGTCCTGGCACTCTCACAGCCACCAACAGGGCAGGGAGCCCAGGCCTTCTCCCGGCTGGTGGCCCAGCTCCTCTCGGACCCCTCTATCACCAAGCTGG GCTACGGGATGGTGGGGGACCTACAGAAACTGGGCGCATCCTGCCCCGCCCTGGCCCATGTGGAGAAGCAGATTCTGGGTGGCGTGGACCTGCTGCTGGTGCACAGACAG ATGCGGGTGGCAAACATGCCAACCTCAGGCACGGACAGGGCCAAGGGGCTGAGGGGCCTGAGCCTCCTGGTGCAGCAGGTGCTGGGCACAGCCCTGGACAAGACGCAGCAGCTGTCCAACTGGGACCGGAGGCCACTCTGTGAGGAGCAGCTCATCTATGCAG CTGCCGATGCCTACTGCCTGCTGGAGGTGCACCAAGCCCTGTGCAGAGAGCCTGCCCGCTTCCACCTGTCGGAGGACCTGGCCGGGAGCCGGAGGCCCAGGCACACAGAGAGACCAGGGGCTCAGAAGCCACCCGGCTTGCAGAAAGCATCAGCCTCAGCCGCACCCAGGCAGGTGGGTGAAACCCCGCAGGGTCCATTTGTCAGGATTCTTGGGGAAGGAGATCCCTGTCCATAA
- the LOC116268636 gene encoding exonuclease mut-7 homolog isoform X2 — MWQRLAALRHLCHKRFVEKSLSQENWADHVQGLVGQSPWLQERLSQLLVSHGDPVTAARCAMGLSLPEERLPAAVAVELRQLSLQGRAAEADSRLEVKDVKDRYYQLPIPRENIHLLASWEDLTRYEGTLLQPHQVVGVDLEWTPVFVAGGRPRPSLLQVAVEGRVFLLDVLALSQPPTGQGAQAFSRLVAQLLSDPSITKLGYGMVGDLQKLGASCPALAHVEKQILGGVDLLLVHRQMRVANMPTSGTDRAKGLRGLSLLVQQVLGTALDKTQQLSNWDRRPLCEEQLIYAAADAYCLLEVHQALCREPARFHLSEDLAGSRRPRHTERPGAQKPPGLQKASASAAPRQVGETPQGPFVRILGEGDPCP, encoded by the exons ATGTGGCAGCGCCTGGCGGCCCTGCGGCACCTGTGCCACAAGCGGTTTGTGGAG AAGAGCCTGTCTCAGGAAAACTGGGCTGACCACGTGCAG GGCCTGGTGGGGCAGAGCCCGTGGCTTCAGGAGCGGCTGTCTCAGCTGCTGGTCTCCCACGGTGACCCAGTCACGGCCGCCCGGTGTGCCATGGGCCTCTCACTGCCCGAGGAGCGGCTGCCGGCTGCGGTGGCTGTGGAACTCCGCCAGCTCAGTCTCCAGGGGAG GGCGGCTGAGGCTGACTCGAGGCTGGAGGTGAAGGACGTGAAGGACCGTTACTACCAGCTGCCCATCCCCAGGGAGaacatccacctcctggcctCGTGGGAAGACCTGACCAGATATGAGGGTACACTCCTGCAG CCCCACCAAGTAGTTGGTGTAGACCTGGAGTGGACACCTGTGTTCGTTGCTGGGGGCCGGCCTCGGCCGTCACTCCTGCAGGTGGCCGTGGAGGGCCGCGTGTTCCTTCTGGACGTCCTGGCACTCTCACAGCCACCAACAGGGCAGGGAGCCCAGGCCTTCTCCCGGCTGGTGGCCCAGCTCCTCTCGGACCCCTCTATCACCAAGCTGG GCTACGGGATGGTGGGGGACCTACAGAAACTGGGCGCATCCTGCCCCGCCCTGGCCCATGTGGAGAAGCAGATTCTGGGTGGCGTGGACCTGCTGCTGGTGCACAGACAG ATGCGGGTGGCAAACATGCCAACCTCAGGCACGGACAGGGCCAAGGGGCTGAGGGGCCTGAGCCTCCTGGTGCAGCAGGTGCTGGGCACAGCCCTGGACAAGACGCAGCAGCTGTCCAACTGGGACCGGAGGCCACTCTGTGAGGAGCAGCTCATCTATGCAG CTGCCGATGCCTACTGCCTGCTGGAGGTGCACCAAGCCCTGTGCAGAGAGCCTGCCCGCTTCCACCTGTCGGAGGACCTGGCCGGGAGCCGGAGGCCCAGGCACACAGAGAGACCAGGGGCTCAGAAGCCACCCGGCTTGCAGAAAGCATCAGCCTCAGCCGCACCCAGGCAGGTGGGTGAAACCCCGCAGGGTCCATTTGTCAGGATTCTTGGGGAAGGAGATCCCTGTCCATAA
- the LOC116268636 gene encoding exonuclease mut-7 homolog isoform X3 — protein sequence MWQRLAALRHLCHKRFVEGSRKTPTRPLFSLWSCLATVPSRLLLQKSLSQENWADHVQGLVGQSPWLQERLSQLLVSHGDPVTAARCAMGLSLPEERLPAAVAVELRQLSLQGRAAEADSRLEVKDVKDRYYQLPIPRENIHLLASWEDLTRYEGTLLQPHQVVGVDLEWTPVFVAGGRPRPSLLQVAVEGRVFLLDVLALSQPPTGQGAQAFSRLVAQLLSDPSITKLGYGMVGDLQKLGASCPALAHVEKQILGGVDLLLVHRQEAEADSPHSCRCLLPAGGAPSPVQRACPLPPVGGPGREPEAQAHRETRGSEATRLAESISLSRTQAGG from the exons ATGTGGCAGCGCCTGGCGGCCCTGCGGCACCTGTGCCACAAGCGGTTTGTGGAG GGGTCGAGGAaaactcccaccaggcccctgtTCAGCCTCTGGAGCTGCCTGGCAACTGTCCCTTCCCGTTTGCTTTTGCAGAAGAGCCTGTCTCAGGAAAACTGGGCTGACCACGTGCAG GGCCTGGTGGGGCAGAGCCCGTGGCTTCAGGAGCGGCTGTCTCAGCTGCTGGTCTCCCACGGTGACCCAGTCACGGCCGCCCGGTGTGCCATGGGCCTCTCACTGCCCGAGGAGCGGCTGCCGGCTGCGGTGGCTGTGGAACTCCGCCAGCTCAGTCTCCAGGGGAG GGCGGCTGAGGCTGACTCGAGGCTGGAGGTGAAGGACGTGAAGGACCGTTACTACCAGCTGCCCATCCCCAGGGAGaacatccacctcctggcctCGTGGGAAGACCTGACCAGATATGAGGGTACACTCCTGCAG CCCCACCAAGTAGTTGGTGTAGACCTGGAGTGGACACCTGTGTTCGTTGCTGGGGGCCGGCCTCGGCCGTCACTCCTGCAGGTGGCCGTGGAGGGCCGCGTGTTCCTTCTGGACGTCCTGGCACTCTCACAGCCACCAACAGGGCAGGGAGCCCAGGCCTTCTCCCGGCTGGTGGCCCAGCTCCTCTCGGACCCCTCTATCACCAAGCTGG GCTACGGGATGGTGGGGGACCTACAGAAACTGGGCGCATCCTGCCCCGCCCTGGCCCATGTGGAGAAGCAGATTCTGGGTGGCGTGGACCTGCTGCTGGTGCACAGACAG gaggctgaggccgactCCCCACATAGCTGCCGATGCCTACTGCCTGCTGGAGGTGCACCAAGCCCTGTGCAGAGAGCCTGCCCGCTTCCACCTGTCGGAGGACCTGGCCGGGAGCCGGAGGCCCAGGCACACAGAGAGACCAGGGGCTCAGAAGCCACCCGGCTTGCAGAAAGCATCAGCCTCAGCCGCACCCAGGCAGGTGGGTGA